The uncultured Subdoligranulum sp. genomic sequence CGTGGCAGGGACCGGCGTGGGCGTGGCCGGGACCGGCGTGGGTTCCGGCGTGGCAGGTTCGGGCGTGGGCTCCTGCACCGGCGGCGGGGTGGGCTCCGGTGTCTGCACCACGGTCTCCTGGGAGACCGACTCGGACTGGGGCTCCTCGGTGGGCGCCGTGGAGCTGGCCGACGAGGTGGTGGTGACGGTGGATGCCGTGGACACCGACACGTCCTTATCGCCCACATGCTTGCCCACATTCTTTACGGTGGGACGGTCGTCCTCGGTGATGTAGCTGTGGGTGCGCACATACTCAAACAGATCATCCATGGCCGCCTTGGTCAGGTGGATGCCGTCGCTGGCCTCCACATACCCGCTCTTGGCGTAGCCGGTGGAGGAATCCTTGAGTACCTCGGCGCTGTTGAGGAACTTCCAGCCCTGTTTCTGGCACATCTCCACCAGGGCTTTGTTGTACTCATCCACCTGGCTCTGGGTCAGGTTCTGGTTGGAGTGCACCTGCCCCAGCGGCGGGATGGAATTGACGATGATGTCCACGCTGGGATAGGCATCCACGATGGTCTGGATGCCCTCCTGGTAGGCTTTCACGAAGCTGTCCGCCGAATAGCTGGGGCTCAGGTCGTTGGTGCCGAAGGTCAGGATCACCCGCTTGGGCTGCATCATCGCCACCGCCTTGGCCATCGTCACATAGCCGGAGGTTCCCTTCATCTGCACGCAGGCAAAGTCGGCCAGCGACCGGGCACTCATGCCCACCGAACCGATGGCGTTGTCGTAGCTGCAGTAGTCAAACATCCGGTACATCCGGGCGGTGTTGCTGTCGCCCAGGAAAAGGGTTTCGTCCACGTAGGTCTGCCCGGCGTCGTCGCTCTTTTCCAGGATAGTGGAGGTG encodes the following:
- a CDS encoding SGNH/GDSL hydrolase family protein, translating into MARKKNKQAAKMPLDIRSKMYIVMAVCSLMLLVSVVISFLLVGGLDRMGTEADSDSADSESLVTESGYDKDQNTIDETKYTSTILEKSDDAGQTYVDETLFLGDSNTARMYRMFDYCSYDNAIGSVGMSARSLADFACVQMKGTSGYVTMAKAVAMMQPKRVILTFGTNDLSPSYSADSFVKAYQEGIQTIVDAYPSVDIIVNSIPPLGQVHSNQNLTQSQVDEYNKALVEMCQKQGWKFLNSAEVLKDSSTGYAKSGYVEASDGIHLTKAAMDDLFEYVRTHSYITEDDRPTVKNVGKHVGDKDVSVSTASTVTTTSSASSTAPTEEPQSESVSQETVVQTPEPTPPPVQEPTPEPATPEPTPVPATPTPVPATPEPTPVPATPTPDPATPVPATPEPTPVPATSDSVPESSAPVDQTNSGTAPENAVVESANEVQDTAQS